One Dioscorea cayenensis subsp. rotundata cultivar TDr96_F1 chromosome 19, TDr96_F1_v2_PseudoChromosome.rev07_lg8_w22 25.fasta, whole genome shotgun sequence genomic window, GATCAAATCTCATGGATTGATTGTGTGGGCCTTTAATGCCCCTGATAGTAATTGTTGAAACAGTATGCAAATATACTTGGCAATTCCAATATTTTGCTGTACTGAAGTGATAAAATCTTTCACATAACCATTCTGAGAAAATTACAGGCTGATCTTTTTCCACTGCATTTGCTTTCAATGCTGGTATTTTATTGTGTGTTCTTTCTATGCTACTACCATTTTCTGTCTATTACCCCTTTTCTCCACTTTATTCCATGTTTCAAGTATAGTCATAACTTAAATGAGATTTTAACCTAATTCACTAACATAATCATAAAGTTTATAAATTTCTTAAATGTTGTTCCATTTTGAACTAATGTTAAGCAATACTATTTCTACAGGATTTAATGTGGAGACAGTCGAGTACAAGAATATAAGCTTCACTGTTTGGGATGTTGGTGGTCAGGATAGGGTATTCCATTGTCTCTTTACATTTCTTTATTAACTTAAGCGGACAACTGCTCCATACCTTACAAGCTGAAATCAATTGCTTATGTCTGTGGAAGGCAAAATTTTTCTGATATTGTTGTTGTGTAATTTAGAAATAACTGTGATAAaacaaatgatgatgatgatgatcttgcTCCCCATGGTATTAAATTTTTACTATCTAATCTTGATTATTGTCATGTGTATATTGTGGGGAACAGATTAGACCTCTATGGAGGCACTATTTCCAGAACACACAAGGccttatttttgttatagacAGCAATGACAGAGATCGTGTGATAGAGGCAAGAGATGAGCTCCACAGGATGCTGAATGAGGTAAATCTTTTCAAAGAATTATTTCTAGTCCCTGACATGAGGCTTGATTGTTTAATTGTCTTGTCTGCAATCTTAGCGAAAATTGGCATGCATTTGTTTGGGACCTTGGATGTGTGTGTCTGCTTGTAGGTgcagaagtaaatgcataaggGCAAGGCACAACTGTATGATTAGTACAACATTTAGTGTGTGCGTGCATTCTTTAAATGCATAGGGAAAAAGCATCAAGTTTGTAGCCTTCCAAATTCCAAGACTTAAACTAAATACTAACTAGTGAAACCACGTTCAAATTACTTCGACTTTTTTCATGAGTATTGATGGTTTTCTTAATTTGCACCTTTTCTATGACTCCTGAATAAAGTCAAGTGATGCTTCTCTCCTTTCTTGGTTATATGGAGATAATATAGCTTGCTGaagttttgtttgaattggTTGCAGGATGAATTGAGGGATGCTGTGCTGCTTGTATTTGCAAACAAGCAGGATCTGCCTAATGCTATGAATGCTGCTGAAATTACAGATAAGCTTGGTCTCCATTCTCTCCGCCAGCGCCACtggtatgttttattttattttatttttttaattttcttcaacaaTTTGCGGCTGAAGTTGCCCAAATAGTTTGACACATTGAGGTTTGCATTTTTTCACTGCATTTATGACCTACGAAAGCTGAACGAGTTACATGTTCAGAATAACTAGATTTTTTATGTATGCCCTTTGTGATTTATGTTACAAATCTGTGCTCCATTTTCTAGTGTATTTCAAGGTACacttaatgctaattaattctTTCATGATATTTTAGTAAGTGCACTTCTAAGTTGTCCAAACTTCTGTGGCTTCGTCCAAGTTATTATGAAAAAACTATTTCTGAAAGTGTTTTCAGCTGCTCTCTCTAcatattttcttgctttttagtTTGCTGGTTAGTTTTTCAATTTTACCgtgcaaaagaaataaatagcGAACTAATGCATAGTTTTGTTTCAATGGTCCGCTTTTAAGGTACATACAAAGCACCTGTGCAACAAGTGGTGAGGGATTGTACGAAGGGTTGGATTGGCTCTCTAGCAACATAGCTAGCAAGGTACgtgcatcatttttttttttttttgttggcaaACTAGAGCCTTTCAACAACTTGATATTGAACTTAAAGATATAAGGATTAAGACTGCCTTTTACAAGCCTGATTGTTTATTATAGTCACGAGAGTCATATGCTATTTGTTAAGATAGAGAAGGCtactttttcttaaaaaaaaaattatttttatttttaataccaGCATGTGCGTTTCTGCTCCACATACCTTGAATTTATGTatggttttcttgttttcagGCTTAAAATTTCAAGGTGCTTTGGTGAATCTGGAAAACCGTATAGGATGGAGGTTATAGATACTTTTATAAGATCAAATGTGCTTGTGATTGTGCAAGTCTTTTATGTTTGGTTGGgttatttgaaattttagggATTGACTTGATTTGTTATCTCATGCctgtttttttgttgaaaaaaaccGAATTCATTTTCGCATTTCATTATTCTGTTGAAAACTGATCAATTTAAAATAGTCCATTAAAGAAGAATAGTTAGGAAGAATTCAGTTGGAGAAAATTTTCCTATTATGCCATGTGTAGATCTGGATCTCTGAATATAACTATGATAATCATTCATTCTTTTATCAaatgattattatttgttatcccAATACCAAATGTGTCCTGTACGTAATCCCCAACTTAAAAAGTGCGTACCGTACATGAGAGCAAGTTTGTTTTAAgtatttgatttggtttttgaaagaaaaacttTAATGATTAACTAAATTTTGATTAGATTAATACTTCTGTTTCATGTTGCATTTGGAAAAagactatttttaaattatttgtcatttttaaaagttttatgagtactaattattattatttttctaattatctttatttctgtttaacaaggtatatacattaataaaaataaataattctaacAAGGAGTAAATAGGGTAAAAATAtcttatcataaaatattttttaaattttaagagtTTTGATAAcaatcttcatatatatatatatatatatatatatatacacacacgtaGTTTATTCGtgacaattaattaaaattaaaattaaaaatttgaattatatttgATGGATATTTTGTTAGtattaatgaataaatatttttatttaaaattttaagctttaaataataaaaattatttactgAGCTAGCCACGATGTTTCGTTGGACGTGGTGAGAAATATCAGGTTATTCATGGTGCCCATTGAGGGAGTTATCCTTGTGTTTACTGCATTCAGATCGTGACTACTACTAAACCCATAATTATTTACATACACCCACATTTgagtttttacattattttatgAATTCACTGGTCAACAATCAAGATGGCAATATTTGTGaaggtattttttaaaaaaaaaaaagaaaaaagaaatatcttCTTTATGGTGTCTCATTTGGTGTGTGTACCACTGTACGTAACAAAGGATGTTGATGCAAAACGTTCACTTCACAAGTTCTTAGCTAACTGAGAAAATCAGTATTAACCAACCACTCAGGACTCAAAGAGGGCTTTTGGCGGGTATttcttcatggcctttcgagATATGGGGAACAGATGTGATTGGTCCTATCGagcctccatcatcatcatcagggcatcgattcatattggctGCAACAGACTATTTCTCCAGATGGGCAGAGGCTATTCCTTTAAGAGAAGTAAAGACTGAAAACATCATAAAATTCTTCAGAGAAAATATCCTATAcagatttggaactccaagaagaattatctcAGATAATGGCCCCGCTTTCAAAAGCTTTAAAATTGGGAGATTTgcacaacatcacaaaatagactggaggtatacctccatctataatgcGAGAGCAAATGGGTTGGCAGAAGCATTTAACAAAACTCTCTCAAAATTGCTAAAGAAGGCtgtgtctaaaaataaaaaggattggcatgaaagacttccTGGGATGCTATGGGCCTATCGTACCACATATAGGACCCCAACACAGTGCACACCATACTCTTTATTATTTGGAACTGAAGCAGTCCTACCCCTGAAAATTCAAATACCCTCATTAAGGATGGCGTTGcagaatgaaatatcaaatgaagataatgttcgacTTCGCCTAGACGAGttagactctcttgatgaaaaaaggaTAGAAGTACAGCAAAATCTTGAAGTTTACAAAGcaaaaatgtctcaagcatatAATAAGCTGGCCAGATTCCGTACATTTACAAAGGGAGAAATGGTTCTTGTCCTCAGAAGAcctatcatcaccaacaagcggGCTGGGGGCAAATttaaagcaaattgggaaggtccATATGTCGTGGAGATTGTCTACGAAGGAGGCGCATACCAACTCATTGATGACAAAGGAGAAAGACCCATGCCACCTATTAATGGTCGTTTTCTAAAGAAATACTATGTATAATTTAGAATGCTTGTCTATGACGGAACGTCTGGTCCCTTAACACCAAAAAGGAGACCCGGTCATGTACGATTATGCGTACTTCCTGAGGCAAACATTAACTTTTATGTACTTTTGTCTATAATGAAATGACAtgtttcattttcatgaatcaaaaacatGTTCGGCCATGACATATAaagttcctacttctctcactcaatctcaccAAAATTTCTTCATGAGAGAAGTatgaagggggcatttgtttatacaaaaaaatatataatataataataaaatataataataaataaattaaatgtatttcctaatttacacaaaatattcaaaatattcaaatctcaagagcagccgagagcacagatctcaaggctgTCTAACATAgacaaatctcaggaccagtcgagagcaccgatctcaagacggtctaaaacactcaaatctcaggatcagccgagagcaccgatctcgaagcgatccaaaatattcaaatacacaaatcttaggaccagtcgagagcaccgatctcaagacggtctaaaatactcaaatctcagaatcagccgagagcaccgatctcgaggcgatccaaaatatccaaaatattcaaatacacaaatcttaggaccagtcgagagcaccgatctcaagacggtctaaaatactcaaatctcaagatcagccgagagcaccgatctcgaggcgatccaaaatatttaaatacacaaatctgaggaccagtcgagagcaccgatctcaaaacggtctaaaatactcaaatctcaagatcaaccgagagcaccgatctcgaggctgtccaaaatatccaaaatacacaaaatctcaagaccagccaaagcactgatctcgaggcggtctaaaataccaACCGAGAACACGTGgtgattcaaaatattcaaatctcaagatcatcTGAAACATGGATTTTGAGACGATCTCAATCCCAAAGACCAGCCATAAATACAAATCtgaagcaaatatatatataaaaataataataataataataataataataataataataaatataataaaaaaaaattaaaaaaattttttttttaacattagaaaaataataaaataaaataataataataataaataaataaataaataatacaattagataaaaaaatatatataataaaaaaaaatcaatcaaataaaaaataatataaatatatatatatatataaataaaataaaataattaaatcagataatgattataatatatatatatataacaaaataataaataaataaataatgataacaatataataaataaataaataatggcgCATAATCATATatgataaagataataatatatatatatatatattaattattataattaaattatcggataaacaaaaaataaataaataaataaatattaaattaatactaatagatatcagataatatatatatatatatatatatatatatatatatatatatatatataataaaaatcaaaagcaaatcaaactcaaatcaaaaatcaaataaatataataaaaaatttatagatatgtataatataaaaagatatacatgtatatatataataataatataagaataaaataataaaataataataaaacaataaaattaaataaattaaattaaatatatatatcataaaatataataatatatataatataaaaaaaattattaattaaaaaaaaaaaattaaaaatagtggATGTATGGATGCTTCTCGTGGGACGCCACGATCAATGGAACCAACCCACGAACATTGTAACCATCTCCACGATCAACATAACCGTGGAGACGTGAAAGGCtttaaaaaggggaaaaaatagagggagagGACAGAACCAGAGAAGAGGAAACGACGAGAAGactgaagaaaaagaaagcgaAAGAAGAacagaagaacaagaaggaagGACGAAGTAAGACGAACGAAGGAAAAGCGAAAGAAGAACAGAGGAGAATTTGAAGAAGACAAGAGGAGTAGAAGAAGGTTTGGCTCTCCTCGTAAACttataaatatctatatatatatatataaaaagtaataaataaaaagctgCTCGCCGACGTTGCTACCGCCGTTGCCTCTCAACGTAGTTCTCGCTCCTGCTTGTCAACGATACTACCAtcgttgttgttattgttgccGTGTTTGCCATTATTGTTCCTCGCCACTTGTTTGTTGTTCGTGATGAGGTATCCACGAAGACCGAGAAGCTTGAGAAACTGGAAGAGGCTGTGAAGATGGAGGAGTTAAAGGATGAAGAGACTGGAAAGATAAAGGAATCAAAGCATAAAGAAGTGGGGAAGGGGATACGAGTGAAAGAAGGAGGGAGGAGAGGAAGCTGAACCCAAAGAAAGTAGAACGGACGGACCAAAGATGGGGAACCCCGGAGGAAGCCAAACCTAGAGAAGGACCGGCCTAAGAAGAACAAAAGACGACGAGGATGgagccaaagaagaagaaaacggGGAACCAGTAAAGGGatgactaaagaaaaaaaaaagaggaagacTCTCGGTTTTGATCGCTAccaatgtatacatatataaatacataataagaaaagaaggagaagaggtcGATGCTGTCCCACCGAACCCGAGAGGAAGGAGAtcggaagaaagaagaagaagataaaggaGGGAAGAGGCCGAGCCCAAAAAGGAGAACGGACAAAGGAACGGCAtagaacagaagaagaagaaaagcaaaagaaagaaaaaaaaatttaggaaaagAAGGAACTGGCCGGAGGAGcgagcaaaaagaaaaaaattctccggagaagaaaaaaaggaggagGACTTTGACCTTGCCGTCGACGATCATCGACCCAATGGAGTCCAGTGAATATGATGCCGCACCCTCCAGATTGCATCCTGGACTTTTTTCCGTCATTGTGGATCCTGACGAAGATGATAAGATGATAGcgaaggagaaggaaaaggagaagaaaaaagagatcAAGAGAAGGATGGATCTGGAGGTAATCGGCCGCCATGTTATGCTCTTTGACGATGACACGACCTTCGCCTTCATGAACTCCCGTGAAGCTCTCATTCCCTGGATCCATGATTCATCCCCCTTCATCAATCGCTACGATGTTCGCCACCTCCTTGATCAAATCCTTTCCAGGAAGCTCCATGCTCACTCAATCCCTGGAGATTGTTGAGCAAGAGAAAGCGCAGACCATATTCAAGCAAATGTTGGCCGGCATCAAATTTTATGGCGTCCAGGTAAAAGAACTACAGACTGGCTATACCAAAATAGATCAAGGAAATCGTATCTGAGAAATGCAAGGAGCTGGTGGAGCTAAAAAAACTTTTCGTCACCCTTCTCAAGTCCTCCAAGGGGCAACTAGTTAGATCTGCACCTCAAGAAATACAAGCTGAAGCTAAATATATGGACAAAGATAAAGAATCTCATGGCAGGAATTAATAACGAATTTAATGAAGAACATatatgatgaggatgatgattaCAGTGATGATGAAGAGTTGCAGTCACCATTGATGACAAACTTAACTGCTTCAGATTTTCGAGAGGATGCGGATTCGGCGTTCCTCTTCCTCTTGACAATTTCCGTCTTTGGATACGGTTCGATAGTCTAAACATGCATTAAATCTGCCAAATCTCTTATAATCCATGGCATTGCGATCACACTCGCTAACTTTGGTTCTCATTGTGCGCCATTTCTTAAGTTTTAATGGACTTCTTGATCGAAACCTCGAGTTGAGATTCATGGTGCTTCCGTCCTGATTCAGCTATTGATATTGTCTAAGAACTAAGAGAGAATAATGGAGAAACTGTACATGCAagcctttaaaaaaaaaaaaaacaagtgtcATGATTCTTGATGAGGAGCTCTCGAAGCATCATATCTATAATAGCAACATGATTTGATGAAAGTGATTCAGGTGTATAACCTGATATATATTACTTCTCTTAAACCTGCAAAGATTCATTGGGATGTAACCATTGCATTTCTTTTGCTATTTGTTGCTATATTAGTCAAGCAgttgaaagaaaaacaatacttaaaattatgaaagaaagcaGTACTGATTGTACTTATTTGTTATTCCACCCCATCTTCCATTCAACtgtattttaaaacaaaagttaACCAAGCATCAAAAGATTATATTATATTCTTCACTGCAAAACATAGACATTCCATTGAAGTATCATCTACATGTACTGATATATTAAAAGACCAGTTTA contains:
- the LOC120249685 gene encoding ADP-ribosylation factor 1-like, coding for MGLTFTKLFSRLFAKKEMRILMVGLDAAGKTTILYKLKLGEIVTTIPTIGFNVETVEYKNISFTVWDVGGQDRIRPLWRHYFQNTQGLIFVIDSNDRDRVIEARDELHRMLNEDELRDAVLLVFANKQDLPNAMNAAEITDKLGLHSLRQRHWYIQSTCATSGEGLYEGLDWLSSNIASKA